In Malania oleifera isolate guangnan ecotype guangnan chromosome 8, ASM2987363v1, whole genome shotgun sequence, a single window of DNA contains:
- the LOC131163099 gene encoding low-temperature-induced cysteine proteinase: MDSSSSFLLTSLLLLLILFHRFSLHLSSPTSEDLFDAWCRQHGKTYSSGQERQRRLEVFEDNLAFVTRHNAAASSSYSLSLNAFADLTHHEFKAFRLGLSASRSRPLRDSPVPFRDVIVPSSIDWRKKGAVTHVKDQGSCGACWSFSATGAIEGINKIFTGSLVSLSEQELVDCDKSYNAGCDGGLMDYAYQFVIDNHGIDTEEDYPYQGRGRSCNKNKLSRHVVTIDSYIDIPESNEKLLLQAVATQPVSVGICGSERAFQLYSKGIFTGPCSTSLDHAVLIVGYGSEKGKDYWIVKNSWGAHWGMNGYIYILRNSGNSEGVCGINLLASYPIKTSPNPPPSPSPAPTRCDLLTWCSESETCCCTWRLLGICFSWKCCDLESAVCCKDQSHCCPHDYPICDTDRKQCLKNMGNITIVKGLEKRGSVGKFGGWSSFLEAWNM; encoded by the exons ATGGATTCGTCTTCCTCTTTTCTTCTTacttctctccttcttcttcttatcttgTTCCACCGCTTCTCACTTCACCTGTCCTCGCCGACCTCCGAAGATCTCTTCGATGCCTGGTGCCGACAACATGGAAAAACGTACTCTTCCGGGCAAGAAAGGCAGCGCAGACTCGAGGTCTTCGAAGACAACCTCGCCTTCGTCACCCGTCACAACGCGGCGGCCAGTTCCTCCTACTCACTCTCTCTCAACGCCTTCGCCGATCTCACTCACCACGAGTTCAAAGCCTTTCGCTTGGGCCTCTCTGCTTCCAGGAGTCGACCACTTCGGGATTCTCCGGTGCCCTTTCGCGATGTGATTGTTCCTTCTTCTATAGATTGGAGGAAGAAAGGGGCAGTGACGCATGTTAAAGATCAAGGAAGCTGTG GTGCTTGTTGGTCTTTCTCAGCCACTGGGGCAATAGAAGGTATTAATAAGATTTTTACTGGATCTCTGGTCAGTCTTTCTGAACAAGAGTTAGTAGATTGTGATAAATCTTACAATGCTGGCTGTGATGGTGGACTCATGGATTACGCATATCAGTTTGTTATAGACAACCATGGGATTGACACAGAGGAAGATTACCCATATCAAGGGAGAGGAAGATCATGCAATAAAAACAAA TTGAGCAGGCATGTTGTAACAATTGACAGCTATATTGATATACCTGAAAGTAACGAGAAATTGCTACTACAAGCTGTTGCAACTCAACCTGTAAGTGTAGGTATATGTGGCAGTGAGAGAGCATTCCAGCTGTACTCAAAG GGTATTTTTACTGGCCCGTGTTCAACTTCTCTAGATCATGCAGTATTGATTGTAGGGTATGGATCGGAAAAGGGAAAAGATTACTGGATAGTAAAAAATTCATGGGGAGCCCATTGGGGAATGAATGGCTATATTTACATCCTTCGCAACAGTGGCAACTCGGAAGGGGTCTGTGGTATTAACTTGTTGGCTTCGTATCCCATTAAAACTAGCCCAAATCCACCTCCTTCTCCTTCCCCAGCTCCCACTAGATGTGATCTTCTTACGTGGTGTTCAGAAAGTGAAACCTGCTGCTGTACCTGGCGCTTGCTTGGTATATGCTTTTCATGGAAATGTTGTGACTTGGAGTCTGCAGTGTGTTGTAAAGACCAGAGTCACTGCTGCCCTCATGATTATCCAATTTGCGATACAGACAGGAAGCAATGCCTCAAG
- the LOC131163101 gene encoding uncharacterized protein LOC131163101 — MDIDPRQYDHVAINDNDIHSVVLSYLVHNCFKETVESFIACTGMKQPVDYLEEMEKRKRIFHFALEGNALKAIELTEQLAHDLLEKNMDLHFDLLSLHFVELVCSRKCTEALEFAQTKLTPFGKVQKYVEKLEDFMALLAYEEPEKSPMFHLLSLEYRQQVADSLNRAILAYANSPRFSAIERLVQQTAVVRQCLSQELGKDGLPPFSLKDFMKS; from the exons ATGGATATAGATCCGCGCCAATATGACCATGTT GCTATTAATGACAATGACATCCACAGTGTTGTCCTATCATATCTTGTGCATAACTGCTTTAAAGAGACCGTGGAATCATTCATTGCTTGTACTGGAATGAAGCAGCCTGTTGATTATCTTGAGGAGATGGAAAAAAGAAAAC GAATTTTTCACTTTGCGCTAGAGGGAAATGCCTTAAAGGCCATTGAGCTAACAGAACAGCTGGCTCACGACTTACTGGAGAAAAATATGGACTTACATTTTGATCTTTTGAGCCTTCATTTTGTTGAACTTGTATGCTCTAGGAAATG CACAGAAGCTTTGGAATTTGCTCAGACCAAGTTGACCCCATTTGGAAAAGTGCAAAAATATGTTGAGAAGCTTGAA GACTTCATGGCTTTGTTAGCTTACGAGGAGCCAGAAAAATCCCCAATGTTTCATCTGCTTAGTTTGGAATACCGGCAGCAAGTTGCGGATAGTTTAAATCGAGCAATTCTTG CATATGCAAACTCGCCCAGATTTTCAGCAATTGAAAGGCTTGTACAACAGACGGCTGTAGTTAGACAGTGCTTAAGTCAAGAGCTTGGCAAG GATGGGCTGCCACCATTTTCTTTGAAGGATTTTATGAAGAGCTAA
- the LOC131163102 gene encoding probable GTP-binding protein OBGC2 isoform X1: MQAVSSPPSPSYLCLHLPHHPLSAPFFSVRLLPSSRRRSNFDKSGCSTLICGLTRAKQSPPPPTPASLVREPHKYFDQVIITVRSGDGGHGAILSMASQRAAPKSEGRQRKEKAKKKSTYKRDSDGSLILPMGGHGGDVVIYADEAKESLLEFHKKSRYNAKRGGNVDAMGVLTSQLHDGLAAPTLRVPVPIGTVVKHKRGKLLADLALPGDEILVARGGRGGISLLEMPEYRRRKMMALTTNVMRDDSDKVLVLGQPGEEVSLELILRVVADVGLVGLPNAGKSTLLAAITLAKPDIADYPFTTLMPNLGRLDGDPSLGAGKYSSEATLADLPGLIEGAHLGKGLGRNFLRHLRRTRLLVHVVDAAAEDPMNDYRTVKEELRMYNPDYLVRPYIVVLNKIDLPVARDRLPSLTEEILRIGIDEVPSQPGMSSEDADQTLSTESERANIISSEISNKDNKIKEIEDYPRPLAVVGASVLKGIRINEMLKEVRAALRKCRDFNEALVPSTRP, encoded by the exons ATGCAGGCTGTGTCGTCTCCTCCATCCCCTTCTTATCTTTGTTTACACCTTCCTCACCATCCGCTCAGCGCACCTTTCTTCTCCGTTCGTCTTCTTCCCTCGAG TAGACGAAGAAGCAATTTCGATAAATCTGGATGCTCTACACTCATTTGCGGACTCACAAGGGCGAAGCAGTCTCCTCCTCCGCCGACTCCTGCCTCGCTGGTTCGCGAACCGCACAAATACTTTGATCAGGTCATCATCACAGTTCGTTCCGGAGATGGCGGCCACGGCGCGATTCTCAGTATGGCGAGCCAGAGAGCTGCTCCCAAGTCCGAAGGAAGGCAACGCAAGGAGAAGGCGAAGAAGAAAAGTACGTACAAGAGGGACTCCGATGGGTCCCTTATCCTTCCTATGGGCGGACATGGGGGAGACGTCGTGATTTATGCGGATGAGGCCAAAGAATCGTTGTTGGAGTTTCACAAGAAGAGTAGGTACAACGCGAAGCGCGGAGGGAATGTGGACGCGATGGGCGTTTTAACATCGCAGTTGCACGACGGACTGGCTGCCCCCACATTGCGCGTTCCTGTGCCTATAG GTACAGTTGTAAAGCATAAACGAGGGAAACTTTTGGCAGACTTGGCACTTCCAGGCGATGAAATTCTTGTTGCAAGGGGTGGTCGAGGAGGG attagcttgttagaaatGCCAGAATATAGAAGGAGAAAAATGATGGCTCTGACTACAAATGTCATGAGAGATGATAGTGACAAG GTTTTAGTACTTGGTCAGCCTGGGGAGGAGGTTAGTTTGGAGTTGATACTACGAGTAGTTGCTGATGTTGGACTTGTT GGGCTTCCAAATGCTGGAAAATCGACACTTTTGGCTGCCATTACACTTGCTAAACCTGATATTGCTGATTATCCCTTTACAACATTAATGCCAAACCTTGGAAGGCTTGATGGTGACCCTAGTCTAGGGGCAGGGAAGTATTCATCTGAAGCAACGTTAGCTGATTTGCCTGGTCTTATTGAAGGTGCTCACTTGGGGAAG GGTCTTGGCCGCAATTTTTTGAGGCACCTGAGGAGGACTCGGCTATTGGTCCATGTTGTTGATGCAGCTGCTGAAGACCCCATGAATGACTACAGAACCGTAAAAGAA GAACTGCGGATGTACAATCCTGACTACCTTGTGCGTCCTTATATCGTGGTTTTAAATAAGATTGACCTTCCTGTG GCAAGAGACCGGCTTCCATCATTGACTGAAGAAATATTGAGAATTGGAATTGATGAAGTACCATCTCAGCCAGGAATGAGCTCTGAAGATGCAGATCAAACATTGTCCACAGAGAGTGAACGTGCAAATATCATTTCTTCAGAGATTTCCAATAAAGACAATAAAATTAAGGAAATTGAGGACTACCCACGTCCCCTTGCAGTTGTGGGTGCTAGTGTTTT GAAAGGCATTCGGATAAATGAGATGCTGAAGGAGGTAAGGGCAGCCCTAAGGAAGTGCCGAGATTTCAATGAAGCATTAGTACCAAGTACCAGACCATGA
- the LOC131163102 gene encoding probable GTP-binding protein OBGC2 isoform X3 → MQAVSSPPSPSYLCLHLPHHPLSAPFFSVRLLPSSRRRSNFDKSGCSTLICGLTRAKQSPPPPTPASLVREPHKYFDQVIITVRSGDGGHGAILSMASQRAAPKSEGRQRKEKAKKKSTYKRDSDGSLILPMGGHGGDVVIYADEAKESLLEFHKKSRYNAKRGGNVDAMGVLTSQLHDGLAAPTLRVPVPIGTVVKHKRGKLLADLALPGDEILVARGGRGGISLLEMPEYRRRKMMALTTNVMRDDSDKVLVLGQPGEEGLPNAGKSTLLAAITLAKPDIADYPFTTLMPNLGRLDGDPSLGAGKYSSEATLADLPGLIEGAHLGKGLGRNFLRHLRRTRLLVHVVDAAAEDPMNDYRTVKEELRMYNPDYLVRPYIVVLNKIDLPVARDRLPSLTEEILRIGIDEVPSQPGMSSEDADQTLSTESERANIISSEISNKDNKIKEIEDYPRPLAVVGASVLKGIRINEMLKEVRAALRKCRDFNEALVPSTRP, encoded by the exons ATGCAGGCTGTGTCGTCTCCTCCATCCCCTTCTTATCTTTGTTTACACCTTCCTCACCATCCGCTCAGCGCACCTTTCTTCTCCGTTCGTCTTCTTCCCTCGAG TAGACGAAGAAGCAATTTCGATAAATCTGGATGCTCTACACTCATTTGCGGACTCACAAGGGCGAAGCAGTCTCCTCCTCCGCCGACTCCTGCCTCGCTGGTTCGCGAACCGCACAAATACTTTGATCAGGTCATCATCACAGTTCGTTCCGGAGATGGCGGCCACGGCGCGATTCTCAGTATGGCGAGCCAGAGAGCTGCTCCCAAGTCCGAAGGAAGGCAACGCAAGGAGAAGGCGAAGAAGAAAAGTACGTACAAGAGGGACTCCGATGGGTCCCTTATCCTTCCTATGGGCGGACATGGGGGAGACGTCGTGATTTATGCGGATGAGGCCAAAGAATCGTTGTTGGAGTTTCACAAGAAGAGTAGGTACAACGCGAAGCGCGGAGGGAATGTGGACGCGATGGGCGTTTTAACATCGCAGTTGCACGACGGACTGGCTGCCCCCACATTGCGCGTTCCTGTGCCTATAG GTACAGTTGTAAAGCATAAACGAGGGAAACTTTTGGCAGACTTGGCACTTCCAGGCGATGAAATTCTTGTTGCAAGGGGTGGTCGAGGAGGG attagcttgttagaaatGCCAGAATATAGAAGGAGAAAAATGATGGCTCTGACTACAAATGTCATGAGAGATGATAGTGACAAG GTTTTAGTACTTGGTCAGCCTGGGGAGGAG GGGCTTCCAAATGCTGGAAAATCGACACTTTTGGCTGCCATTACACTTGCTAAACCTGATATTGCTGATTATCCCTTTACAACATTAATGCCAAACCTTGGAAGGCTTGATGGTGACCCTAGTCTAGGGGCAGGGAAGTATTCATCTGAAGCAACGTTAGCTGATTTGCCTGGTCTTATTGAAGGTGCTCACTTGGGGAAG GGTCTTGGCCGCAATTTTTTGAGGCACCTGAGGAGGACTCGGCTATTGGTCCATGTTGTTGATGCAGCTGCTGAAGACCCCATGAATGACTACAGAACCGTAAAAGAA GAACTGCGGATGTACAATCCTGACTACCTTGTGCGTCCTTATATCGTGGTTTTAAATAAGATTGACCTTCCTGTG GCAAGAGACCGGCTTCCATCATTGACTGAAGAAATATTGAGAATTGGAATTGATGAAGTACCATCTCAGCCAGGAATGAGCTCTGAAGATGCAGATCAAACATTGTCCACAGAGAGTGAACGTGCAAATATCATTTCTTCAGAGATTTCCAATAAAGACAATAAAATTAAGGAAATTGAGGACTACCCACGTCCCCTTGCAGTTGTGGGTGCTAGTGTTTT GAAAGGCATTCGGATAAATGAGATGCTGAAGGAGGTAAGGGCAGCCCTAAGGAAGTGCCGAGATTTCAATGAAGCATTAGTACCAAGTACCAGACCATGA
- the LOC131163102 gene encoding probable GTP-binding protein OBGC2 isoform X2 has translation MQAVSSPPSPSYLCLHLPHHPLSAPFFSVRLLPSRRRSNFDKSGCSTLICGLTRAKQSPPPPTPASLVREPHKYFDQVIITVRSGDGGHGAILSMASQRAAPKSEGRQRKEKAKKKSTYKRDSDGSLILPMGGHGGDVVIYADEAKESLLEFHKKSRYNAKRGGNVDAMGVLTSQLHDGLAAPTLRVPVPIGTVVKHKRGKLLADLALPGDEILVARGGRGGISLLEMPEYRRRKMMALTTNVMRDDSDKVLVLGQPGEEVSLELILRVVADVGLVGLPNAGKSTLLAAITLAKPDIADYPFTTLMPNLGRLDGDPSLGAGKYSSEATLADLPGLIEGAHLGKGLGRNFLRHLRRTRLLVHVVDAAAEDPMNDYRTVKEELRMYNPDYLVRPYIVVLNKIDLPVARDRLPSLTEEILRIGIDEVPSQPGMSSEDADQTLSTESERANIISSEISNKDNKIKEIEDYPRPLAVVGASVLKGIRINEMLKEVRAALRKCRDFNEALVPSTRP, from the exons ATGCAGGCTGTGTCGTCTCCTCCATCCCCTTCTTATCTTTGTTTACACCTTCCTCACCATCCGCTCAGCGCACCTTTCTTCTCCGTTCGTCTTCTTCCCTCGAG ACGAAGAAGCAATTTCGATAAATCTGGATGCTCTACACTCATTTGCGGACTCACAAGGGCGAAGCAGTCTCCTCCTCCGCCGACTCCTGCCTCGCTGGTTCGCGAACCGCACAAATACTTTGATCAGGTCATCATCACAGTTCGTTCCGGAGATGGCGGCCACGGCGCGATTCTCAGTATGGCGAGCCAGAGAGCTGCTCCCAAGTCCGAAGGAAGGCAACGCAAGGAGAAGGCGAAGAAGAAAAGTACGTACAAGAGGGACTCCGATGGGTCCCTTATCCTTCCTATGGGCGGACATGGGGGAGACGTCGTGATTTATGCGGATGAGGCCAAAGAATCGTTGTTGGAGTTTCACAAGAAGAGTAGGTACAACGCGAAGCGCGGAGGGAATGTGGACGCGATGGGCGTTTTAACATCGCAGTTGCACGACGGACTGGCTGCCCCCACATTGCGCGTTCCTGTGCCTATAG GTACAGTTGTAAAGCATAAACGAGGGAAACTTTTGGCAGACTTGGCACTTCCAGGCGATGAAATTCTTGTTGCAAGGGGTGGTCGAGGAGGG attagcttgttagaaatGCCAGAATATAGAAGGAGAAAAATGATGGCTCTGACTACAAATGTCATGAGAGATGATAGTGACAAG GTTTTAGTACTTGGTCAGCCTGGGGAGGAGGTTAGTTTGGAGTTGATACTACGAGTAGTTGCTGATGTTGGACTTGTT GGGCTTCCAAATGCTGGAAAATCGACACTTTTGGCTGCCATTACACTTGCTAAACCTGATATTGCTGATTATCCCTTTACAACATTAATGCCAAACCTTGGAAGGCTTGATGGTGACCCTAGTCTAGGGGCAGGGAAGTATTCATCTGAAGCAACGTTAGCTGATTTGCCTGGTCTTATTGAAGGTGCTCACTTGGGGAAG GGTCTTGGCCGCAATTTTTTGAGGCACCTGAGGAGGACTCGGCTATTGGTCCATGTTGTTGATGCAGCTGCTGAAGACCCCATGAATGACTACAGAACCGTAAAAGAA GAACTGCGGATGTACAATCCTGACTACCTTGTGCGTCCTTATATCGTGGTTTTAAATAAGATTGACCTTCCTGTG GCAAGAGACCGGCTTCCATCATTGACTGAAGAAATATTGAGAATTGGAATTGATGAAGTACCATCTCAGCCAGGAATGAGCTCTGAAGATGCAGATCAAACATTGTCCACAGAGAGTGAACGTGCAAATATCATTTCTTCAGAGATTTCCAATAAAGACAATAAAATTAAGGAAATTGAGGACTACCCACGTCCCCTTGCAGTTGTGGGTGCTAGTGTTTT GAAAGGCATTCGGATAAATGAGATGCTGAAGGAGGTAAGGGCAGCCCTAAGGAAGTGCCGAGATTTCAATGAAGCATTAGTACCAAGTACCAGACCATGA
- the LOC131163102 gene encoding probable GTP-binding protein OBGC2 isoform X4: MQAVSSPPSPSYLCLHLPHHPLSAPFFSVRLLPSRRRSNFDKSGCSTLICGLTRAKQSPPPPTPASLVREPHKYFDQVIITVRSGDGGHGAILSMASQRAAPKSEGRQRKEKAKKKSTYKRDSDGSLILPMGGHGGDVVIYADEAKESLLEFHKKSRYNAKRGGNVDAMGVLTSQLHDGLAAPTLRVPVPIGTVVKHKRGKLLADLALPGDEILVARGGRGGISLLEMPEYRRRKMMALTTNVMRDDSDKVLVLGQPGEEGLPNAGKSTLLAAITLAKPDIADYPFTTLMPNLGRLDGDPSLGAGKYSSEATLADLPGLIEGAHLGKGLGRNFLRHLRRTRLLVHVVDAAAEDPMNDYRTVKEELRMYNPDYLVRPYIVVLNKIDLPVARDRLPSLTEEILRIGIDEVPSQPGMSSEDADQTLSTESERANIISSEISNKDNKIKEIEDYPRPLAVVGASVLKGIRINEMLKEVRAALRKCRDFNEALVPSTRP; encoded by the exons ATGCAGGCTGTGTCGTCTCCTCCATCCCCTTCTTATCTTTGTTTACACCTTCCTCACCATCCGCTCAGCGCACCTTTCTTCTCCGTTCGTCTTCTTCCCTCGAG ACGAAGAAGCAATTTCGATAAATCTGGATGCTCTACACTCATTTGCGGACTCACAAGGGCGAAGCAGTCTCCTCCTCCGCCGACTCCTGCCTCGCTGGTTCGCGAACCGCACAAATACTTTGATCAGGTCATCATCACAGTTCGTTCCGGAGATGGCGGCCACGGCGCGATTCTCAGTATGGCGAGCCAGAGAGCTGCTCCCAAGTCCGAAGGAAGGCAACGCAAGGAGAAGGCGAAGAAGAAAAGTACGTACAAGAGGGACTCCGATGGGTCCCTTATCCTTCCTATGGGCGGACATGGGGGAGACGTCGTGATTTATGCGGATGAGGCCAAAGAATCGTTGTTGGAGTTTCACAAGAAGAGTAGGTACAACGCGAAGCGCGGAGGGAATGTGGACGCGATGGGCGTTTTAACATCGCAGTTGCACGACGGACTGGCTGCCCCCACATTGCGCGTTCCTGTGCCTATAG GTACAGTTGTAAAGCATAAACGAGGGAAACTTTTGGCAGACTTGGCACTTCCAGGCGATGAAATTCTTGTTGCAAGGGGTGGTCGAGGAGGG attagcttgttagaaatGCCAGAATATAGAAGGAGAAAAATGATGGCTCTGACTACAAATGTCATGAGAGATGATAGTGACAAG GTTTTAGTACTTGGTCAGCCTGGGGAGGAG GGGCTTCCAAATGCTGGAAAATCGACACTTTTGGCTGCCATTACACTTGCTAAACCTGATATTGCTGATTATCCCTTTACAACATTAATGCCAAACCTTGGAAGGCTTGATGGTGACCCTAGTCTAGGGGCAGGGAAGTATTCATCTGAAGCAACGTTAGCTGATTTGCCTGGTCTTATTGAAGGTGCTCACTTGGGGAAG GGTCTTGGCCGCAATTTTTTGAGGCACCTGAGGAGGACTCGGCTATTGGTCCATGTTGTTGATGCAGCTGCTGAAGACCCCATGAATGACTACAGAACCGTAAAAGAA GAACTGCGGATGTACAATCCTGACTACCTTGTGCGTCCTTATATCGTGGTTTTAAATAAGATTGACCTTCCTGTG GCAAGAGACCGGCTTCCATCATTGACTGAAGAAATATTGAGAATTGGAATTGATGAAGTACCATCTCAGCCAGGAATGAGCTCTGAAGATGCAGATCAAACATTGTCCACAGAGAGTGAACGTGCAAATATCATTTCTTCAGAGATTTCCAATAAAGACAATAAAATTAAGGAAATTGAGGACTACCCACGTCCCCTTGCAGTTGTGGGTGCTAGTGTTTT GAAAGGCATTCGGATAAATGAGATGCTGAAGGAGGTAAGGGCAGCCCTAAGGAAGTGCCGAGATTTCAATGAAGCATTAGTACCAAGTACCAGACCATGA